From Denitrovibrio acetiphilus DSM 12809, the proteins below share one genomic window:
- a CDS encoding tautomerase family protein codes for MPHLQFDINRKASSEDKIFFNEKIKALFSEVMGTGKDHISVSIREHDTYNLFIGRVEDNKEGVALVNADIREGRELIQRRSLALGFMGIIYDIWGIPHQNIYVTFTEHKGEDFHLHERYLASWQDGEDPLSD; via the coding sequence ATGCCCCATCTTCAGTTTGATATAAACCGTAAAGCTTCATCAGAAGATAAAATCTTTTTTAATGAAAAAATCAAAGCTCTGTTCTCAGAGGTCATGGGTACCGGAAAAGACCATATCAGTGTCTCCATAAGGGAGCACGATACCTATAATCTTTTTATCGGCAGGGTGGAGGACAACAAAGAAGGAGTTGCTCTTGTCAATGCGGATATAAGAGAAGGTAGAGAGCTCATTCAGAGGCGGTCACTTGCCCTTGGCTTCATGGGGATCATCTATGACATATGGGGGATACCGCATCAGAATATATATGTTACTTTTACAGAGCATAAAGGTGAGGACTTCCATCTTCACGAGCGTTATCTTGCATCATGGCAGGATGGTGAAGACCCTTTGTCAGACTGA